In Ectothiorhodospiraceae bacterium 2226, a single window of DNA contains:
- a CDS encoding TolC family outer membrane protein — protein sequence MSRLIVALLCLLTLPAAHARDSLLDVYHKALQADPQVRAAAAARDAAQEGLPQARAGRLPNANLGADAGQTWQSIGGQSTDFTSYSYQLRLAQPLYDAAVRPAIDQAEAGVARSEAELELVHQSLMLRVSEAYFGILAARDTLEFAQAEQRAIERQLEQAQERFEVGLVAITDVHEARARFDLAQAQVIAAENQLALAREALREIIGEQPDPVAPLAADLPLQRPAEAADQWVDAARTRNPRVTALEQAVASARAEIDRRGAGHRPRVDLVGTQSYSDRALTIPGASPTDRRSTLVGIQLNVPLYQGGAISAAVRQAHHQLATAQEQLEQERRALERESRAAYLNVVAGISQVHALEQAVVSNETALEATQAGFEVGTRTAVEVLNAQQELFRARRDLAQARYQFVLDGLRLKLAAGQLAPEDLEQLDRWLR from the coding sequence ATGTCACGTCTGATCGTTGCTCTGCTGTGCCTACTGACTTTGCCCGCCGCGCACGCCCGCGACTCACTGCTCGACGTCTATCACAAGGCGCTGCAGGCGGACCCGCAGGTGCGCGCCGCCGCGGCTGCGCGCGATGCGGCTCAGGAGGGGTTACCGCAAGCGCGCGCCGGGCGCCTGCCCAACGCCAATCTCGGCGCCGATGCCGGGCAAACCTGGCAGAGCATCGGCGGCCAGAGCACCGACTTCACCAGCTACAGCTACCAGTTGCGCCTGGCGCAGCCGCTCTACGACGCGGCGGTACGGCCCGCCATCGATCAAGCCGAAGCGGGCGTGGCACGCTCCGAGGCGGAGCTGGAGCTCGTCCATCAGAGCCTGATGCTGCGCGTCAGCGAGGCCTACTTCGGCATCCTGGCCGCGCGCGACACCCTCGAGTTCGCCCAAGCCGAACAGCGCGCCATCGAACGTCAGCTAGAGCAGGCGCAGGAGCGGTTCGAGGTGGGCTTGGTGGCGATCACCGACGTCCATGAAGCACGCGCGCGATTCGATCTGGCACAGGCGCAGGTCATCGCCGCCGAGAATCAGCTTGCCCTGGCGCGTGAGGCCCTGCGCGAGATCATCGGCGAGCAGCCGGACCCGGTCGCCCCGCTGGCGGCCGATCTGCCCCTGCAGCGCCCCGCCGAGGCGGCCGACCAGTGGGTGGACGCCGCACGTACGCGCAATCCGCGCGTCACGGCGCTCGAACAGGCAGTCGCGAGCGCGCGGGCCGAGATCGACCGGCGCGGCGCGGGGCACCGGCCCCGCGTGGACTTGGTCGGCACACAGAGCTACAGCGATCGCGCGCTGACGATACCGGGCGCCAGCCCGACCGACCGGCGTTCCACGCTGGTCGGCATTCAACTGAACGTCCCGCTCTACCAAGGCGGGGCGATCTCCGCCGCCGTGCGTCAGGCACACCACCAGCTCGCGACGGCACAGGAACAACTAGAACAAGAGCGGCGCGCACTGGAGCGTGAGTCGCGCGCTGCCTACCTCAATGTGGTGGCCGGCATCAGCCAAGTGCATGCGCTCGAGCAGGCGGTCGTCTCCAACGAGACCGCCCTCGAAGCAACGCAGGCCGGCTTCGAGGTCGGCACCCGCACCGCGGTCGAGGTGCTTAACGCGCAGCAGGAGCTGTTTCGCGCGCGCCGCGACCTCGCCCAAGCCCGCTACCAGTTCGTACTCGACGGGCTGCGCCTGAAGCTCGCCGCCGGGCAGCTCGCGCCCGAGGACCTCGAGCAACTCGATCGCTGGCTACGCTGA
- the hldE gene encoding bifunctional D-glycero-beta-D-manno-heptose-7-phosphate kinase/D-glycero-beta-D-manno-heptose 1-phosphate adenylyltransferase HldE gives MTIHVPDFSTVRALVVGDLMLDRYWYGATSRISPEAPVPVVHISEAEERAGGAGNVALNIAALGAQVALAGLVGDDDAGRALCRALEGTQVKMAIAEVPGLATITKLRVLSRHQQLIRLDFEDGFHRRSSELLAGIVEAQLSAVDVLVLSDYAKGTLCDAQAFIRLGREAGVPVLVDPKGLDFSRYRGATMLTPNQHEFELVAGRCEYESDLVGRGMGMIEALELEALLITRGERGMTLLRRNDDPLHFPAEARDVYDVTGAGDTVIAVLAATLAAVGALPAASALANRAAGIVVGKLGAATVSREELKGDHDPQLPQGVIDEDRLVEQVQAARARGERIVMTNGCFDILHPGHVQYLEQARRLGDRLVVAVNDDASVRRLKGEGRPINSGDDRMTVLAGLRSVDWVVPFSEDTPERLICRIKPQVLVKGGDYRPDEVAGGECVSAAGGDVRILRYLEGCSTTSIIGAIRDLRGGGGR, from the coding sequence ATGACTATACATGTACCAGACTTTTCAACGGTGCGTGCCCTGGTAGTCGGCGATCTGATGCTCGACCGCTACTGGTACGGCGCTACTTCCCGAATTTCGCCAGAAGCGCCGGTTCCGGTCGTCCATATCAGTGAGGCAGAGGAGCGTGCCGGCGGTGCAGGCAATGTCGCGTTGAATATCGCGGCGTTAGGCGCGCAAGTTGCTCTTGCAGGACTGGTTGGCGACGACGACGCGGGACGCGCCCTTTGCAGAGCGTTGGAAGGGACCCAGGTCAAGATGGCCATCGCTGAGGTGCCTGGGTTGGCCACTATCACAAAGCTGCGCGTGCTAAGTCGCCACCAGCAGCTGATCCGACTCGACTTCGAGGACGGATTCCATCGGCGCAGCAGCGAACTCCTCGCCGGGATTGTCGAGGCCCAGCTTTCAGCGGTCGATGTGCTCGTGCTGTCAGACTACGCCAAAGGTACGCTCTGCGACGCGCAGGCATTCATTCGATTGGGCCGTGAGGCCGGCGTGCCCGTGCTGGTGGACCCTAAGGGGCTCGATTTCAGCCGTTACCGCGGGGCGACAATGCTTACCCCGAATCAGCATGAGTTCGAGCTGGTCGCAGGCCGCTGCGAGTACGAGAGCGACCTCGTCGGTCGTGGGATGGGCATGATTGAGGCGCTGGAGCTTGAGGCGTTACTCATTACCCGGGGCGAGCGGGGTATGACTCTGCTGCGCCGGAACGACGACCCGCTTCATTTTCCTGCCGAAGCCCGGGACGTGTATGACGTCACCGGGGCGGGGGACACCGTTATCGCAGTGTTGGCAGCCACGTTGGCTGCTGTAGGGGCACTGCCGGCCGCGAGCGCGCTGGCAAACCGGGCCGCGGGTATCGTCGTCGGCAAGTTGGGGGCGGCAACGGTTAGCCGCGAGGAACTCAAGGGCGATCACGACCCGCAGCTTCCCCAGGGCGTCATCGACGAGGACCGACTGGTGGAGCAAGTTCAAGCAGCGCGTGCTCGAGGGGAGCGGATAGTCATGACCAATGGATGCTTCGATATTCTGCATCCGGGGCACGTTCAGTACCTTGAGCAGGCCCGGCGGCTGGGTGACCGTCTGGTCGTGGCGGTCAACGATGATGCGTCGGTCCGACGCCTCAAGGGCGAGGGCCGCCCGATAAACAGCGGCGATGATCGGATGACGGTGCTTGCCGGCCTGCGCAGCGTGGATTGGGTCGTGCCTTTCTCGGAGGACACCCCCGAAAGGTTGATTTGCCGCATCAAGCCGCAGGTGCTTGTAAAGGGCGGCGACTACCGTCCTGATGAAGTGGCTGGAGGCGAATGCGTCTCCGCTGCCGGTGGCGACGTACGCATTCTCCGTTACCTTGAAGGCTGCTCTACCACCAGTATCATCGGCGCGATTCGCGATTTGCGGGGTGGCGGCGGGCGATAG
- a CDS encoding protein-L-isoaspartate O-methyltransferase, with amino-acid sequence MIEANLEQARFNMIEQQIRTWEVLDQRVLDLLAGAPREAFVPERYRKLAFADMNIPLGRDQVMMPPKLEARMLQALNPQPHETVLEVGTGSGFVTYLLSRLARHVYSVDIIPEFKTAAQEKLSAQGATNVSLDVGDAARGWPRHAPYDVIAITGSLPLPPEDFLSDLALGGRLFAVVGDAPVMEARLITRVAEDEWVHESLFETELTPLINAPQPPRFTL; translated from the coding sequence ATGATCGAAGCCAATCTCGAACAGGCACGCTTCAACATGATCGAGCAGCAGATCCGTACCTGGGAGGTGCTGGATCAGCGTGTGCTCGACCTGCTCGCCGGAGCGCCGCGCGAGGCGTTCGTGCCCGAGCGCTACCGCAAGCTGGCGTTCGCCGACATGAACATCCCGCTGGGCCGCGATCAGGTCATGATGCCGCCCAAGCTCGAAGCCCGCATGCTCCAGGCGCTGAACCCGCAGCCGCACGAGACGGTTCTGGAGGTCGGTACCGGTAGCGGCTTCGTCACCTATTTGCTCTCGCGCTTGGCGCGCCACGTCTACAGCGTCGACATCATTCCCGAGTTCAAGACCGCGGCGCAGGAGAAGTTGAGCGCACAGGGCGCGACCAATGTGTCGTTGGACGTCGGTGACGCGGCGCGCGGTTGGCCGCGCCATGCCCCGTACGACGTCATCGCCATCACGGGCTCGCTGCCCCTGCCGCCGGAGGACTTCCTGTCCGATCTCGCGCTGGGCGGCCGGCTGTTCGCCGTCGTCGGCGACGCCCCGGTGATGGAGGCGCGCCTCATCACGCGGGTTGCCGAAGACGAGTGGGTGCATGAATCCTTGTTCGAGACGGAGTTGACGCCGCTGATCAACGCGCCGCAACCGCCCCGTTTCACCCTCTGA
- a CDS encoding sulfurtransferase — MRHLTPVELQAYLEEAETAPLLLDVREPWEFHHAHIAGSQLLPMGRLPAQVEQLDPKQEIVVICHHGVRSQQVAFYLEHIGFERIINLAGGVDAWAREVDPAMPRY, encoded by the coding sequence ATGCGCCACCTGACACCGGTGGAGCTGCAGGCGTATCTCGAGGAGGCGGAGACGGCCCCGTTGTTGCTCGACGTGCGCGAACCCTGGGAGTTCCACCACGCCCACATCGCCGGCTCTCAGCTTCTGCCCATGGGTCGCCTGCCCGCGCAGGTCGAGCAGCTCGACCCCAAGCAGGAGATCGTGGTGATCTGCCATCACGGGGTGCGCAGCCAGCAAGTGGCGTTCTATCTTGAACATATCGGCTTTGAACGCATCATCAACCTGGCCGGCGGCGTGGACGCATGGGCACGCGAGGTCGATCCCGCCATGCCGCGCTACTGA
- a CDS encoding 3-deoxy-D-manno-octulosonic acid transferase, giving the protein MRRYRLLTWLLLPLLVGHTAWSALRARELRYLTQRFGWGARLPTDYWIHAASVGEVKAAAPLLRGLRRAAPHARLTLTTTTPTGAAVARTLPQVAHAYLPLDTGGAVRRFLRRARPRCAVIMETELWPQLYRACARREIPLVIVNARLSSRTLRAGPWLRGLYAEALGHVSAVLARSAEDAAAYRSLGAPAERVTVVGNIKFAAEAQAPPAPPLPRPFLLAASTHDDEELRLTRAWLAQPWHADWLLVLAPRHPPRVPELLRRLEALGVRPVVHSRGDRVQADTRVYVIDVVGQLAPFLAHAHAVFVGGSLIPRGGHNVLEPALYGRPVLFGPHMDNFADEARALLASDAALEVADDAALATALRSLHAAPDVWEARGARGAAWCARQVQVAQDYAEAIMARCPPDNPPAGPATAD; this is encoded by the coding sequence GTGCGCCGCTACCGCCTGCTCACGTGGCTGCTGCTCCCCTTGCTGGTGGGTCACACGGCATGGAGCGCGCTGCGGGCGCGCGAGCTGCGCTACCTCACGCAGCGTTTTGGCTGGGGCGCGCGCCTGCCGACCGACTACTGGATCCATGCCGCCTCGGTCGGCGAGGTCAAGGCAGCCGCGCCGCTGCTGCGCGGCCTGCGGCGCGCGGCACCCCACGCGCGGCTGACACTCACCACCACCACGCCCACCGGCGCCGCCGTGGCGCGTACCCTGCCGCAGGTCGCCCATGCCTACCTTCCGCTTGACACAGGGGGCGCGGTGCGGCGATTTCTGCGCCGCGCGCGCCCGCGCTGCGCCGTCATCATGGAAACCGAGTTGTGGCCCCAACTCTATCGGGCGTGCGCGCGCCGCGAGATCCCTCTCGTGATCGTCAACGCCCGCCTCTCATCACGCACCCTGCGCGCCGGGCCGTGGCTGCGCGGCCTGTACGCCGAGGCGTTGGGTCATGTCAGCGCGGTACTGGCCCGCTCGGCGGAGGACGCGGCGGCCTACCGCTCGCTCGGCGCGCCCGCCGAGCGCGTAACGGTCGTCGGCAACATCAAGTTCGCCGCCGAGGCGCAGGCGCCGCCCGCGCCACCGCTGCCGCGCCCGTTCCTGCTCGCGGCGTCCACCCACGACGACGAGGAACTACGCCTCACGCGCGCTTGGCTCGCGCAGCCCTGGCACGCCGACTGGTTGCTCGTGCTCGCGCCGCGCCACCCGCCGCGCGTGCCGGAACTCCTGCGCCGGCTCGAGGCGCTCGGGGTACGCCCTGTAGTGCACAGCCGCGGCGACCGGGTGCAGGCGGATACGCGGGTGTACGTGATCGACGTGGTGGGCCAACTCGCGCCGTTCCTCGCGCATGCGCACGCGGTGTTCGTCGGCGGTTCGCTGATCCCGCGCGGCGGACACAACGTACTGGAACCCGCGTTGTATGGGCGGCCCGTGTTGTTCGGCCCCCACATGGACAACTTCGCCGACGAGGCACGGGCCTTACTCGCCAGCGATGCCGCGCTCGAGGTCGCCGACGACGCGGCGTTGGCGACCGCCCTGCGCTCGCTCCACGCCGCGCCGGACGTATGGGAGGCGCGCGGAGCGCGCGGGGCGGCTTGGTGCGCCCGCCAGGTGCAGGTGGCGCAGGACTACGCCGAGGCGATCATGGCGCGCTGTCCGCCCGATAACCCGCCAGCAGGGCCTGCCACGGCCGACTGA
- a CDS encoding glycosyltransferase family 4 protein has translation MQRKPRFCHVLNLHTLGGVQRSFAGFLQAVVEEGTHGHYGVIGDHPHAQLGAELGGAVNRLRYFKRLGPLKIPPHPKSLRQFQLNRLLARARPDVVVLWNHARDVDTARHARSLGARVVYFEHGAAWSLRKEEQAARALGLAHGVVAVSHAARRVLELRWNVRQPIRVQLNALLPASAPFQPTWKTLDPNRPLVLGTAGRLVSLKGISLALRTLSELRKRGVQCELRIAGTGPQEQQLRDLSKKLGISDAVRFLGLVGDMGRFFSESDIFLYPSLGDAYGLVSLEAQAWGCPVLTSRIDGLPETLLEGRTGYTVPATLSPSEFPEYRDGRWLGERLTYDPEKDRLMQPRLPAPEAFADYVMKLIDSPTLFAKMSDAASKHAAERSDFARYSSNLVAAFRAVASL, from the coding sequence ATGCAGCGCAAGCCGCGTTTTTGCCATGTTCTCAACCTGCACACCCTCGGCGGAGTGCAGCGGAGCTTTGCGGGTTTCTTACAGGCAGTGGTCGAGGAGGGCACGCATGGCCACTATGGAGTGATCGGCGATCATCCCCACGCGCAGCTTGGCGCTGAGTTGGGAGGCGCAGTGAATCGCTTGCGCTACTTCAAACGACTCGGTCCATTAAAGATACCTCCCCACCCCAAGTCCCTGCGGCAGTTCCAACTCAACCGCCTACTTGCGCGCGCTCGGCCCGACGTTGTCGTCCTCTGGAATCATGCGCGCGACGTAGATACGGCGCGGCATGCACGCTCTTTGGGTGCGCGAGTTGTGTACTTTGAGCACGGAGCTGCCTGGAGTTTGCGCAAAGAAGAGCAGGCCGCGCGCGCACTTGGCCTCGCGCACGGGGTCGTTGCAGTATCGCATGCAGCTCGACGGGTATTGGAACTACGCTGGAACGTTCGGCAACCCATCCGTGTGCAGCTCAACGCACTGCTACCCGCCAGTGCGCCTTTCCAGCCGACATGGAAGACGCTCGACCCGAATCGGCCCCTCGTCCTCGGAACTGCGGGAAGACTCGTGTCGCTCAAGGGTATTAGCTTGGCGCTTCGCACCCTGAGCGAGCTCCGGAAACGTGGAGTCCAGTGCGAGCTGCGCATCGCTGGGACGGGACCTCAAGAGCAACAGCTACGCGACCTCTCGAAGAAGCTAGGGATTTCCGACGCGGTGCGTTTCCTTGGGCTCGTAGGGGATATGGGCCGTTTCTTCTCCGAGTCCGACATCTTTCTCTACCCTTCACTGGGCGACGCATACGGCTTGGTAAGCCTGGAGGCCCAAGCTTGGGGATGTCCAGTGCTGACGAGTCGGATCGATGGTCTGCCGGAGACTCTCCTTGAGGGGCGAACGGGTTATACCGTTCCTGCGACGCTCAGTCCATCGGAGTTCCCCGAATACCGCGATGGGCGCTGGCTGGGCGAGAGGCTTACTTATGATCCGGAAAAGGACCGGCTGATGCAGCCACGGCTACCTGCCCCAGAGGCATTCGCAGACTATGTCATGAAGCTGATCGATTCCCCGACACTATTCGCCAAAATGAGTGACGCGGCGTCGAAGCATGCTGCAGAACGCTCGGATTTCGCGCGCTACTCTTCAAACCTCGTCGCTGCATTCCGTGCCGTGGCATCTCTCTAA
- a CDS encoding glycosyltransferase family 9 protein, which produces MRPSLPLTTPPTSLCLLRLSALGDVCNAVPVVRTLQKFWPETRLTWVVGKLEAGLVGDIPGVEFITFDKRAGWRAYRALRRRLRDRRFDVLLHMQVALRANLAGLMIPARMRLGFDRARAKDGHTWVTNARIAGQPRQHVVDGFFGFLEALGLPERELRWDLPIPPAARAFAEQHLPGTQPTLIISPCSSVRARNFRNWSAEGYAAVADYAAEKLGMRVVLTGGPTDLERDYAAAIGRLAKQPPIDLIGQTSLKELLAVLERATALVSPDSGPAHMATAVGTPVIGLYVTSNPDRTGPYLSREWVVNKYPEAVQAEFGKRVEDIAWGRRVRDPAAVNSVRVADVTDTLMRVMSSSNAPINMSR; this is translated from the coding sequence ATGCGTCCTTCCTTACCACTCACCACACCGCCGACCTCGTTGTGTCTGCTACGCCTCTCGGCGCTGGGCGACGTATGCAATGCCGTGCCCGTGGTGCGTACGCTGCAAAAGTTCTGGCCCGAGACGCGCCTGACCTGGGTGGTCGGCAAGCTGGAGGCGGGCCTGGTCGGCGACATCCCGGGCGTGGAGTTTATCACCTTCGACAAACGCGCCGGCTGGCGCGCCTATCGCGCCCTGCGTCGGCGCCTGCGCGACCGGCGCTTCGATGTGCTGCTGCACATGCAGGTGGCGCTGCGCGCCAACCTCGCAGGCCTCATGATTCCGGCGCGGATGCGGCTGGGCTTCGATCGCGCACGCGCCAAGGACGGCCACACGTGGGTGACCAACGCGCGCATCGCTGGGCAGCCCCGCCAGCACGTGGTGGACGGGTTCTTCGGCTTTCTGGAGGCACTCGGTCTGCCGGAGCGCGAACTGCGCTGGGACCTCCCGATTCCGCCCGCGGCGCGCGCCTTTGCCGAGCAACACCTGCCCGGCACGCAGCCCACCCTGATCATCAGTCCCTGCTCCAGTGTGCGCGCACGCAACTTCCGCAACTGGAGCGCCGAGGGCTATGCCGCGGTGGCCGACTATGCTGCGGAAAAGCTCGGCATGCGCGTGGTGCTGACCGGCGGCCCCACCGACCTCGAGCGCGACTACGCCGCCGCCATCGGCCGCCTTGCCAAACAGCCGCCCATCGACCTGATCGGCCAGACCAGCCTCAAGGAACTGCTGGCCGTGCTCGAACGGGCGACCGCACTCGTCTCGCCCGACTCCGGCCCCGCGCACATGGCCACCGCCGTCGGCACGCCGGTCATCGGCCTGTACGTGACCTCGAATCCCGACCGCACCGGCCCCTACCTCAGCCGCGAGTGGGTGGTAAACAAGTACCCGGAAGCGGTGCAGGCGGAGTTCGGCAAGCGGGTGGAAGACATCGCATGGGGGCGTCGCGTGCGCGACCCCGCGGCGGTGAACTCGGTGCGAGTCGCCGACGTCACCGACACACTAATGCGCGTAATGTCGAGCAGCAACGCCCCCATTAACATGAGCCGATGA
- a CDS encoding lipid A biosynthesis acyltransferase: MGQATTDLAAACGSPRHWPLRATLGLLRAGTRLPIRWQMALGARLGDLTRWLLPPRRRIADANIAAAFPALPRAERRTLVRETFRDTGRALFEGALAWWASDAHLAELYEVDGLEHLDAARAGGRGVILLGGHYTTLELSGRLMMRHAPDIAPVYKPPRNPCMAHLMAHYRRRYYHDLFERRDFRGMLRHLKQGKTLWMAPDQDFGLRSAVFAPFMGVPTATIDAPARLAKLAGAPVLPFYSERLAQGRYRLRIEAPIDGFPSMDAVRDATAINRAIERQVQRRPSQYLWVHKRFRSRPEGQPSLYGK; this comes from the coding sequence ATGGGGCAGGCCACCACGGACCTTGCCGCCGCGTGCGGCTCGCCCCGCCACTGGCCGCTGCGGGCCACGCTCGGCCTGCTGCGCGCCGGCACCCGTTTGCCCATCCGCTGGCAAATGGCCCTGGGCGCTCGCCTCGGTGACCTCACCCGCTGGTTGCTGCCCCCGCGCCGGCGCATCGCCGATGCGAACATCGCGGCGGCCTTTCCCGCCCTCCCGCGCGCCGAACGCCGCACGCTGGTTAGAGAGACCTTTCGCGACACGGGGCGTGCGCTCTTCGAAGGCGCCCTAGCCTGGTGGGCCAGCGACGCGCACCTCGCCGAACTCTATGAAGTGGACGGACTGGAACACCTGGACGCCGCCCGGGCGGGCGGGCGCGGCGTGATACTGCTCGGCGGGCACTACACCACGCTGGAGCTCAGCGGGCGCCTGATGATGCGCCACGCCCCCGACATCGCGCCGGTGTACAAGCCACCACGCAACCCGTGCATGGCTCACCTGATGGCGCACTACCGCCGTCGCTACTACCACGACCTGTTCGAGCGGCGGGATTTTCGCGGCATGCTGCGGCATCTGAAACAGGGCAAAACGCTGTGGATGGCCCCCGACCAGGACTTCGGCCTGCGCTCGGCCGTATTCGCGCCGTTCATGGGCGTGCCCACCGCCACCATCGATGCCCCCGCGCGACTGGCAAAACTGGCCGGCGCCCCGGTGCTGCCCTTTTATTCGGAGCGGTTGGCGCAGGGGCGTTACCGACTGCGCATCGAGGCGCCCATCGACGGCTTCCCCAGCATGGACGCAGTGCGCGACGCCACTGCGATCAACCGCGCCATCGAGCGACAGGTCCAGCGCAGGCCCTCGCAGTACCTGTGGGTGCATAAACGGTTCCGCTCCCGCCCCGAGGGGCAGCCGTCGCTGTACGGCAAGTGA
- a CDS encoding 3-deoxy-D-manno-octulosonic acid kinase: MKPRYLQVENAHILYDAARLEHAAPSLFEPHAWQAQGGATSEARGRGSVSFVRDVERVYVLRHYRRGGLFGPLLGDHYLWTGLARTRAWREFQLLAEMYRAGLPVPRPVAAQVVRAGLRYRADLLTEAIAEARPLADLWRLDAVPDEAWPRIGACLRRFHRSGIYHADLNAHNVLLAGDQVYVLDFDRGRRRPPGAWQARNLQRLQRSLRKLAPSDVEGRLSRPWQALLAGYRADSAP, from the coding sequence ATGAAGCCCCGCTACCTCCAAGTCGAAAACGCGCACATCCTATACGACGCCGCGCGTCTTGAACACGCGGCGCCGTCGCTGTTCGAGCCCCACGCCTGGCAGGCCCAGGGCGGCGCCACCTCGGAGGCGCGCGGCCGGGGCAGCGTGAGCTTCGTGCGTGACGTCGAGCGCGTGTATGTGTTGCGTCACTACCGCCGCGGCGGGCTGTTCGGGCCGCTGCTCGGCGACCACTACTTGTGGACCGGGCTCGCGCGCACGCGCGCCTGGCGCGAATTCCAACTATTGGCCGAGATGTATCGGGCGGGCCTGCCGGTGCCGCGGCCCGTCGCGGCACAGGTGGTTCGCGCGGGGCTGCGTTACCGGGCGGACCTGTTGACCGAGGCGATCGCCGAGGCGCGCCCGCTGGCCGACCTCTGGCGCCTGGATGCCGTGCCCGACGAGGCCTGGCCCCGCATCGGCGCCTGTCTGCGCCGCTTCCACCGGTCGGGTATCTACCACGCCGATCTCAACGCGCATAACGTCCTGCTCGCCGGCGACCAGGTCTACGTGCTGGACTTCGACCGCGGGCGCCGGCGGCCACCCGGCGCGTGGCAGGCGCGTAATCTGCAACGCCTCCAGCGCTCGCTGCGCAAGCTTGCGCCCTCCGACGTCGAGGGGCGGCTCAGTCGGCCGTGGCAGGCCCTGCTGGCGGGTTATCGGGCGGACAGCGCGCCATGA